The proteins below come from a single Myxococcota bacterium genomic window:
- a CDS encoding SDR family oxidoreductase, with translation MPVPPPSYPQGRNLLAGKTVLVTAAAGTGIGFAVAKRAVEEGARVMISDIHERRLGEAADRLREVAGERPPTALCNVTKQEDVDALWDAAERELGHVDVLINNAGLGGEVSLVDMTDEQWNLVLDVTLNGTFRMTRAALQRMAARGGSIVNNASVLGWRAQKGQAHYAAAKAGVMALTRCAAVEAAEHGLRVNCVAPSIALHPFLVKTSNQELLDRLQEREAFGRAAEPWEVANVMVFLGSDLSSYMTGEVVSVSSQHP, from the coding sequence ATGCCGGTTCCGCCGCCTTCGTATCCGCAGGGTCGCAATCTGTTGGCTGGGAAGACGGTGCTGGTTACGGCGGCGGCGGGGACCGGGATTGGTTTCGCGGTGGCGAAGCGCGCGGTGGAAGAAGGCGCTCGGGTGATGATCAGCGACATCCACGAGCGGCGGCTCGGCGAGGCGGCGGATCGGCTTCGCGAGGTGGCGGGAGAGAGGCCGCCGACGGCGCTCTGCAATGTGACGAAGCAGGAAGACGTGGATGCGCTGTGGGATGCGGCCGAGCGCGAGCTCGGGCACGTCGACGTCTTGATCAACAACGCGGGGCTCGGGGGCGAGGTGTCGCTCGTCGACATGACGGACGAGCAGTGGAACCTCGTGCTCGACGTGACGCTGAACGGCACGTTCCGCATGACGCGCGCGGCGCTCCAGCGCATGGCCGCGCGCGGCGGCTCGATCGTGAACAACGCCTCGGTGCTCGGCTGGCGCGCGCAGAAGGGGCAGGCGCACTACGCGGCGGCCAAGGCCGGCGTCATGGCGCTCACGCGCTGCGCGGCGGTCGAGGCCGCGGAGCACGGGCTCCGCGTGAACTGCGTCGCCCCGAGCATCGCGCTGCACCCGTTCCTCGTGAAGACGAGCAACCAGGAGCTGCTCGACCGGCTCCAGGAGCGCGAGGCATTCGGCCGCGCGGCCGAGCCGTGGGAGGTCGCCAACGTGATGGTGTTCCTCGGCAGCGACCTCTCGTCCTACATGACGGGCGAGGTCGTGTCGGTCAGCTCGCAGCATCCCTAG
- a CDS encoding acyl-CoA dehydrogenase family protein, with protein MDTRFSDEDEAFRREIAGWLADNLRGEFEKIRGRGGPGDEHAFLEERLAWERELAAAGWTCVGWPEEHGGRGLSLEQQVIFYEEYARAGGPGRANHVGETLLGPTIVAFGTPAQKAKFLPGIVSGTEIWCQGYSEPNAGSDLANVQTKARLEGDEWIVDGQKVWTSWGAWADWCFVVARTDPASQRHKGLSYLLVPMKQPGVEPRPILQMTGTSEFCEVFFNGARTAKDHIVGEPGQGWAVAMGTLAFERGASTLGQQLQFTNELAQIIAIAKRNGKAEDPVMRQRIADAWIGLQIMRGNAMRTLSSTNPELSREGTITKIFWATWHRELGKLYMDVMGPEGEIAAGFPYELSQMQRMYLFVRSDTIYAGSNQIQRNIISERALGLPREPRP; from the coding sequence GTGGACACCCGATTCAGCGACGAGGACGAGGCCTTCCGCCGCGAGATCGCCGGCTGGCTCGCGGACAACCTGCGCGGCGAGTTCGAGAAGATCCGCGGGCGCGGCGGTCCGGGCGACGAGCACGCGTTCCTCGAGGAGCGCCTCGCGTGGGAGCGCGAGCTCGCGGCGGCCGGCTGGACGTGCGTCGGCTGGCCGGAGGAGCACGGCGGGCGCGGCCTGTCGCTCGAGCAGCAGGTGATCTTCTACGAGGAGTACGCGCGCGCCGGCGGGCCCGGCCGCGCGAACCACGTCGGCGAGACGCTGCTCGGCCCGACGATCGTCGCGTTCGGCACGCCCGCGCAGAAGGCGAAGTTCCTGCCCGGCATCGTCTCCGGCACCGAGATCTGGTGCCAGGGCTACTCCGAGCCGAACGCCGGCTCCGACCTCGCGAACGTGCAGACGAAGGCGCGCCTCGAGGGCGACGAGTGGATCGTCGACGGCCAGAAGGTGTGGACGTCGTGGGGCGCGTGGGCCGACTGGTGCTTCGTCGTCGCGCGCACCGACCCGGCCTCGCAGCGGCACAAGGGGCTCTCCTACCTGCTCGTCCCGATGAAGCAGCCGGGGGTCGAGCCGCGCCCGATCCTGCAGATGACGGGCACGAGCGAGTTCTGCGAGGTCTTCTTCAACGGCGCGCGCACGGCGAAGGACCACATCGTCGGCGAGCCGGGCCAGGGCTGGGCCGTCGCGATGGGCACGCTCGCCTTCGAGCGCGGCGCCTCGACGCTCGGCCAGCAGCTCCAGTTCACGAACGAGCTCGCGCAGATCATCGCGATCGCGAAGCGCAACGGGAAGGCCGAGGATCCGGTGATGCGCCAGCGCATCGCCGACGCCTGGATCGGCCTGCAGATCATGCGCGGCAACGCGATGCGCACGCTCTCGAGCACGAACCCCGAGCTGTCGCGCGAAGGCACGATCACGAAGATCTTCTGGGCCACCTGGCACCGCGAGCTCGGCAAGCTCTACATGGACGTGATGGGGCCCGAGGGCGAGATCGCCGCCGGCTTCCCGTACGAGCTGTCGCAGATGCAGCGGATGTACCTGTTCGTGCGGTCGGACACGATCTACGCGGGCTCGAACCAGATCCAGCGCAACATCATCAGCGAGCGGGCGCTCGGACTGCCGCGCGAACCGCGGCCGTAG
- a CDS encoding nuclear transport factor 2 family protein, whose protein sequence is MIQTSRRDDGMSDLERVVARDEIRQLAYRYAYAIDARDLDLLVSLFVPDVRVTREASGRAAMKEFFTASLRAIGVSILFVGNHIVDFESATRAKGVVYCRGQIQDGERWIEQAIQYRDTYEKRDGAWLFVKRTHVLWYGVETAERPLAQRPANWPEHHDGRGTVPEDIPSWQSFWAALEGDGGPDGRRSG, encoded by the coding sequence GTGATCCAGACCTCGCGCCGCGACGACGGCATGAGCGACCTCGAGCGCGTCGTCGCGCGCGACGAGATCCGACAGCTCGCCTACCGCTATGCGTACGCGATCGACGCGCGTGACCTCGACCTGCTGGTCTCGCTCTTCGTCCCCGACGTGCGCGTGACGCGCGAGGCGAGCGGCCGCGCCGCGATGAAGGAGTTCTTCACCGCCTCGCTGCGCGCGATCGGCGTGTCCATCCTGTTCGTGGGGAACCACATCGTCGACTTCGAGAGCGCCACGCGCGCGAAGGGCGTCGTCTACTGCCGCGGGCAGATCCAGGACGGCGAGCGCTGGATCGAGCAGGCGATCCAGTACCGCGACACGTACGAGAAGCGCGACGGCGCATGGCTCTTCGTGAAGCGCACGCACGTGCTGTGGTACGGGGTCGAGACGGCCGAGCGGCCGCTCGCGCAGCGTCCGGCGAACTGGCCCGAGCACCACGACGGGCGTGGCACGGTGCCCGAGGACATCCCGAGCTGGCAGTCGTTCTGGGCCGCGCTCGAGGGCGATGGCGGGCCCGACGGCCGCCGCTCGGGCTGA
- a CDS encoding FadD3 family acyl-CoA ligase, producing MAPLHDIASIGTTPRLVRAAAEAYGSLAAIEEGDVALSFEDLAREGLRAARAFMAAGVEPGDRVAIWAPNVYEWVLAAIGLQSAGAALVPLNTRYKGAEAAYILNKSRARVLCTVGEFLGTDYAALARAQETPSVERVVSLRGASEGAQPWSAFLAEGESVAESAALARALAVSPDDLADVMFTSGTTGKPKGVMTAHGQNLRVFEVWSGVVGLREGDRYLIVNPFFHSFGYKAGWLSSIMRGVTVLPHPVFDVKEVLERVSKDRISVLPAPPTIYQSILAFPDLAKYDISNLRLAVTGAAAVPVELVHRMRDELGFETIVTAYGLTESTGTVSICQPDDDAETIANTSGCAIPDVEVRCVDPDGREVPRGEPGEVVVRGYNVMKGYFEDEAATREAIDADGWLHTGDIAVMDERGYLRITDRIKDMFIMGGFNCYPAEIESLLFEMPGVAQVAVIGVPDERMGEVGMAFVVPKGGAALTPEAVVAWSRQHMANFKVPRFVKLLDALPVNASGKVTKNELRELAAREGVGA from the coding sequence ATGGCTCCGCTCCACGACATCGCCTCGATCGGCACGACGCCCCGGCTCGTGCGCGCCGCGGCCGAGGCCTACGGCTCGCTCGCCGCGATCGAGGAGGGCGACGTCGCGCTCTCGTTCGAGGACCTCGCGCGCGAGGGGCTGCGCGCCGCGCGCGCGTTCATGGCCGCGGGCGTCGAGCCCGGCGACCGCGTCGCGATCTGGGCGCCGAACGTGTACGAGTGGGTGCTCGCGGCGATCGGCCTGCAGTCCGCGGGCGCCGCGCTCGTGCCGCTCAACACCCGCTACAAGGGCGCCGAGGCGGCCTACATCCTCAACAAGAGCCGCGCGCGCGTGCTGTGCACGGTGGGCGAGTTCCTCGGCACCGACTACGCGGCGCTCGCGCGCGCGCAGGAGACGCCGAGCGTCGAGCGCGTCGTGTCGCTGCGCGGCGCGTCCGAGGGCGCGCAGCCGTGGAGCGCGTTCCTCGCGGAGGGCGAGTCCGTCGCGGAGTCGGCGGCGCTCGCGCGCGCGCTCGCGGTGTCGCCCGACGACCTCGCCGACGTGATGTTCACTTCGGGCACGACGGGCAAGCCCAAGGGCGTGATGACGGCGCACGGGCAGAACCTGCGCGTGTTCGAGGTGTGGAGCGGCGTCGTCGGCCTTCGCGAGGGCGATCGCTACCTCATCGTGAACCCGTTCTTCCACTCGTTCGGCTACAAGGCGGGCTGGCTGTCGTCGATCATGCGCGGCGTCACCGTGCTGCCGCACCCCGTGTTCGACGTGAAGGAGGTGCTCGAGCGCGTCTCGAAGGACCGCATCTCCGTGCTGCCCGCGCCTCCCACGATCTACCAGTCGATCCTCGCCTTCCCCGACCTCGCGAAGTACGACATCTCGAACCTGCGCCTCGCGGTGACGGGCGCGGCGGCGGTGCCCGTCGAGCTCGTCCACCGCATGCGCGACGAGCTCGGCTTCGAGACGATCGTGACGGCCTACGGGCTCACCGAGAGCACGGGCACCGTCAGCATCTGCCAGCCCGACGACGACGCCGAGACGATCGCGAACACGTCCGGCTGCGCGATCCCGGACGTCGAGGTGCGCTGCGTCGACCCGGACGGCCGCGAGGTGCCGCGCGGCGAGCCGGGCGAGGTCGTCGTGCGCGGCTACAACGTCATGAAGGGCTACTTCGAGGACGAGGCCGCGACGCGCGAGGCGATCGACGCCGACGGCTGGCTCCACACGGGCGACATCGCGGTGATGGACGAGCGCGGCTACCTGCGCATCACCGATCGCATCAAGGACATGTTCATCATGGGCGGGTTCAACTGCTATCCCGCCGAGATCGAGAGCCTGCTCTTCGAGATGCCGGGCGTCGCGCAGGTGGCGGTCATCGGCGTTCCCGACGAGCGCATGGGCGAGGTCGGCATGGCCTTCGTCGTGCCGAAGGGGGGCGCCGCGCTCACCCCCGAGGCCGTCGTCGCGTGGTCGCGCCAGCACATGGCGAACTTCAAGGTGCCGCGCTTCGTGAAGCTGCTCGACGCGCTGCCCGTGAACGCATCGGGCAAGGTGACGAAGAACGAGCTGCGCGAGCTGGCCGCGCGCGAGGGCGTCGGCGCATGA
- a CDS encoding AMP-binding protein — protein MSDGPPAGASAPLAADTLWGLVARRAEATPDAAMLVGEDDRVLSFAGYRDACLRAAAGLAARGVGVDTPVTWSLPTSIEAIVLEGALARLGARQNPVIPIYREREFGFIARQTRARLLIVPPAFRRFDYGAMARALAADIAGLEALVVDGALPEGDPGSLPAEPAAPAAPAATDAASAPVRWVFYTSGTTADPKGAKHTDLTLMVHARGMADRLAVGPASRVALAFPFTHIGGSTWLCSALSHGCALLPIAVFEPSTSIPHLARHGCTHAGSGTAFHQAYLAAQRRQPGVPLFPDVVCFPGGAAAKPPELHYEMKRELGGVGIVSGYGLTECPIIAMNATTDPDEKLAHTEGRATPEGARIKVVRADGSIARAGEEGELRLSGPQLCKGYVDGALDAEAFDDEGFFRSGDLGFVDAEGFVTITGRLKDVIIRKGENIPAKEVEDLLYTHPRVKDVAVVGLPDAALGERCCAVVVDEDASAPLGFDEMVAFLRERRLMVQKIPEQLEHVAELPRNPSGKVLKNELRRRYAEPPRGGARANSE, from the coding sequence ATGAGCGACGGCCCGCCGGCGGGCGCGTCCGCGCCGCTCGCCGCCGACACGCTCTGGGGCCTCGTCGCGCGCCGCGCCGAGGCGACGCCCGACGCCGCGATGCTCGTCGGCGAGGACGACCGCGTGCTGTCCTTCGCCGGCTACCGCGACGCGTGCCTGCGCGCGGCGGCCGGGCTCGCGGCGCGCGGCGTCGGCGTCGACACGCCCGTGACGTGGTCGCTCCCGACCTCCATCGAGGCGATCGTGCTCGAGGGCGCGCTCGCGCGGCTCGGCGCGCGCCAGAACCCGGTCATCCCGATCTACCGCGAGCGCGAGTTCGGCTTCATCGCGCGCCAGACGCGCGCGCGCCTGCTGATCGTGCCCCCGGCGTTCCGGCGCTTCGACTACGGCGCGATGGCGCGCGCGCTCGCCGCGGACATCGCCGGGCTCGAGGCGCTCGTCGTCGACGGCGCGCTGCCCGAGGGCGATCCGGGCTCGCTGCCCGCGGAGCCCGCGGCGCCCGCGGCGCCGGCGGCGACGGACGCCGCGAGCGCGCCGGTGCGCTGGGTCTTCTACACGTCCGGGACCACCGCCGACCCGAAGGGCGCCAAGCACACCGACCTCACGCTCATGGTGCACGCGCGCGGCATGGCCGACCGGCTCGCCGTTGGTCCCGCGTCGCGCGTCGCGCTCGCGTTCCCCTTCACGCACATCGGCGGGTCGACGTGGCTGTGCAGCGCGCTCTCGCACGGCTGTGCGCTGCTGCCGATCGCGGTCTTCGAGCCGTCGACGAGCATCCCGCACCTCGCGCGGCACGGCTGCACGCACGCGGGCTCGGGCACGGCCTTCCACCAGGCCTATCTCGCCGCGCAGCGCCGGCAGCCGGGCGTGCCGCTCTTCCCCGACGTCGTCTGCTTCCCGGGCGGCGCCGCCGCGAAGCCGCCCGAGCTCCACTACGAGATGAAGCGCGAGCTCGGCGGCGTCGGCATCGTGTCGGGCTACGGGCTCACCGAGTGCCCCATCATCGCGATGAACGCGACGACCGACCCCGACGAGAAGCTCGCGCACACCGAGGGCCGCGCGACGCCCGAGGGCGCGCGCATCAAGGTCGTGCGGGCGGACGGCTCGATCGCGCGCGCGGGCGAGGAGGGCGAGCTGCGGCTCTCGGGCCCGCAGCTGTGCAAGGGCTACGTCGACGGCGCGCTCGACGCCGAGGCCTTCGACGACGAGGGCTTCTTCCGCAGCGGCGACCTCGGCTTCGTCGACGCCGAGGGCTTCGTGACGATCACGGGGCGGCTCAAGGACGTGATCATCCGCAAGGGCGAGAACATCCCGGCGAAGGAGGTCGAGGACCTCCTCTACACGCATCCGCGGGTGAAGGACGTGGCCGTCGTCGGCCTGCCCGACGCAGCGCTCGGCGAGCGCTGCTGCGCGGTCGTGGTGGACGAGGACGCGTCCGCGCCGCTCGGGTTCGACGAGATGGTCGCCTTCCTGCGCGAGCGGCGGCTCATGGTCCAGAAGATTCCGGAGCAGCTCGAGCACGTCGCCGAGCTGCCGCGCAACCCGTCGGGCAAGGTGCTCAAGAACGAGCTGCGCCGACGTTATGCGGAGCCGCCGCGCGGCGGCGCGCGCGCGAATAGCGAATAG
- a CDS encoding SDR family NAD(P)-dependent oxidoreductase — MAAGRLAGRVAVITGGASGIGLACARLFGAEGAKVACLDLNEPDAKARAGVEAAAPGARFAAGVDVRDEAGLAAAIDDAARAFGRIDVLVNAAGVGGGGVPHELDVAEYDRVVDINMKGTFLASKHALRHMVGQGSGAIVNLASVEGLEGMSGSLPYNASKGGVVLMTKTLAIDYAPHGIRVNCVCPGLIETPLTAILRDTPELASHNRQMRAWHAMNRFGQPEEVATCCLFLASDEASFVTGSSLVVDGGWTAGKRILAEG; from the coding sequence ATGGCAGCGGGACGGCTCGCGGGCAGGGTGGCCGTGATCACGGGCGGCGCGTCGGGCATCGGGCTCGCGTGCGCGCGGCTGTTCGGGGCGGAGGGCGCGAAGGTGGCCTGCCTCGACCTCAACGAGCCCGACGCGAAGGCGCGCGCGGGTGTCGAGGCGGCGGCGCCCGGCGCGCGCTTCGCCGCGGGCGTCGACGTGCGCGACGAGGCGGGGCTCGCGGCCGCGATCGACGATGCCGCGCGCGCGTTCGGCCGCATCGACGTGCTCGTGAACGCGGCGGGCGTCGGCGGGGGCGGCGTGCCGCACGAGCTCGACGTGGCGGAGTACGACCGCGTCGTCGACATCAACATGAAGGGCACGTTCCTCGCCTCGAAGCACGCGCTGCGTCACATGGTCGGCCAGGGCTCCGGCGCGATCGTGAACCTCGCGAGCGTCGAGGGGCTCGAGGGCATGAGCGGCTCGCTCCCGTACAACGCGTCGAAGGGCGGCGTCGTGCTGATGACGAAGACGCTCGCGATCGACTACGCGCCGCACGGCATCCGCGTGAACTGCGTGTGCCCGGGCCTGATCGAGACGCCACTCACGGCCATCCTGCGCGACACGCCCGAGCTCGCATCCCACAACCGGCAGATGCGCGCGTGGCACGCGATGAACCGCTTCGGCCAGCCCGAGGAGGTGGCCACCTGCTGCCTCTTCCTCGCGTCGGACGAGGCGTCGTTCGTGACGGGCAGCTCGCTCGTCGTCGACGGCGGCTGGACGGCGGGCAAGCGCATCCTCGCCGAGGGCTGA
- a CDS encoding MFS transporter yields the protein MPDAPAPPDAASPASRVARPAALVVLGGFVCQLALGYGHTYGHVLNDITAELGWTRAEFSFVRVPQMIMMSVASPIAGIALARLGARPILVGSVACLLASQWILSEMGSLAAFGTAAALQGLVAVGLGDVVVGAIVARWVTRARGLALGLVFAGSNVAGYLLATALPRLAAAHGWRAAVLQVGVVGAALMLPFALFVLRMPRGDEPGAHEVDPRPAAAPAPGPAVPAARADLALADALRTRSFWILAWALGAFFFVFVGVLDHLVASLRDGGLPRTEASAALGLAVGVGLVAKPVFGAIADGIDARVALRVQFALLAIGTAGLLALPSPWLGPPVLVAFGAATAARDVSYPLAIEHCFGPRHLAEIYGALMFLLWAGAVGTLVAGHLYDAHGDYRAAFALFAALAVSSFAATLFVRDERGR from the coding sequence GTGCCGGACGCGCCCGCCCCTCCCGACGCCGCGTCGCCGGCATCGCGCGTCGCGCGACCCGCGGCGCTCGTCGTCCTCGGCGGCTTCGTCTGCCAGCTCGCGCTCGGCTACGGCCACACCTACGGCCACGTGCTCAACGACATCACGGCCGAGCTCGGCTGGACGCGCGCCGAGTTCTCGTTCGTGCGCGTGCCGCAGATGATCATGATGTCGGTCGCGAGCCCGATCGCGGGCATCGCGCTCGCGAGGCTCGGCGCGCGCCCCATTCTCGTGGGCTCGGTCGCGTGCCTGCTCGCGAGCCAGTGGATCCTGAGCGAGATGGGCTCGCTCGCGGCGTTCGGCACGGCGGCCGCGCTGCAGGGGCTCGTCGCCGTCGGTCTCGGCGACGTCGTCGTCGGTGCGATCGTCGCGCGCTGGGTGACGCGCGCGCGCGGGCTCGCGCTCGGGCTCGTCTTCGCCGGCTCGAACGTCGCGGGCTACCTGCTCGCCACGGCGCTCCCGCGCCTCGCGGCCGCGCACGGGTGGCGCGCGGCCGTGCTCCAGGTCGGCGTCGTCGGCGCCGCGCTCATGCTGCCGTTCGCGCTCTTCGTACTCCGCATGCCGCGCGGCGACGAGCCCGGCGCGCACGAGGTCGACCCGCGCCCGGCGGCCGCGCCCGCACCCGGCCCCGCGGTGCCCGCCGCGCGCGCCGACCTCGCGCTCGCCGACGCGCTCCGCACGCGCAGCTTCTGGATCCTCGCGTGGGCGCTCGGCGCGTTCTTCTTCGTGTTCGTCGGCGTGCTCGACCACCTCGTCGCGTCGCTGCGCGACGGCGGGCTCCCGCGCACCGAGGCGAGCGCGGCGCTCGGCCTCGCGGTCGGCGTCGGCCTCGTCGCGAAGCCGGTCTTCGGCGCGATCGCCGACGGGATCGACGCGCGCGTCGCGCTCCGCGTGCAGTTCGCGCTGCTCGCGATCGGGACGGCCGGCCTGCTCGCGCTCCCCTCGCCGTGGCTCGGCCCGCCCGTGCTCGTCGCGTTCGGCGCCGCGACGGCCGCGCGCGACGTGAGCTACCCGCTCGCGATCGAGCACTGCTTCGGCCCGCGCCACCTCGCGGAGATCTACGGCGCGCTGATGTTCCTGCTCTGGGCGGGCGCGGTCGGGACGCTCGTCGCCGGCCACCTCTACGACGCGCACGGGGACTACCGCGCCGCGTTCGCGCTCTTCGCGGCGCTCGCGGTGTCGAGCTTCGCGGCGACGCTGTTCGTGCGCGACGAGCGCGGTCGCTGA
- a CDS encoding alpha/beta hydrolase codes for MTPSSVSEWYLLASVFGAAWTAAAWLGLRHVGWTLPAYFMMSWLTGELALFHVAWQAAATLGFVAFGGLAGGAGALGLAVSFASWTGLVALQRRASLAGSAFERALAETLGDDYLERVPGERRALLREAIAPRDWSRPFAFKSDAVEVLRDLPYGPAGKRNLLDVYRPRRDVANAPVLLQIHGGAWTIGNKEQQGQPLMVHLAERGWVCVAINYQLSPRARFPEHLVDAKRAMKWIRENVATYGGDPSFVAVTGGSAGGHLSALFALTANEPSLQPGFEDVDTSVVAAVPFYGIYDFADRDDVRGRSSMRGFLERYVMPARLADDPEAWDRASPVRWVREDAPPFFVIHGSYDALAFVEDARLFVTALRERSREPVVYAEIPYAQHAFDVFHSERSAQAVNAVTRFLEWVRARAGHA; via the coding sequence ATGACTCCCTCCTCGGTCTCCGAGTGGTACCTGCTCGCCAGCGTGTTCGGCGCCGCGTGGACGGCGGCGGCGTGGCTCGGGCTGCGGCACGTCGGCTGGACGCTGCCCGCCTACTTCATGATGTCGTGGCTCACCGGCGAGCTCGCGCTCTTCCACGTCGCGTGGCAGGCGGCGGCGACGCTCGGGTTCGTCGCGTTCGGCGGCCTCGCGGGCGGCGCCGGCGCGCTCGGGCTCGCCGTGTCGTTCGCGTCGTGGACGGGGCTCGTCGCGCTGCAGCGGCGCGCCTCGCTCGCGGGGAGCGCGTTCGAGCGCGCGCTCGCCGAGACGCTCGGCGACGACTATCTCGAGCGCGTGCCCGGCGAGCGGCGCGCGCTGCTGCGCGAGGCGATCGCGCCGCGCGACTGGTCGCGCCCCTTCGCGTTCAAGAGCGACGCCGTCGAGGTGCTGCGCGACCTGCCGTACGGCCCCGCCGGCAAGCGCAACCTGCTCGACGTCTACCGGCCTCGGCGCGACGTCGCGAACGCGCCCGTGCTGCTGCAGATCCACGGCGGCGCCTGGACGATCGGCAACAAGGAGCAGCAGGGCCAGCCGCTGATGGTGCACCTCGCCGAGCGCGGCTGGGTGTGCGTCGCGATCAACTACCAGCTGAGCCCGCGAGCGCGCTTCCCCGAGCACCTGGTCGACGCCAAGCGCGCGATGAAGTGGATCCGCGAGAACGTCGCGACCTACGGCGGCGATCCGAGCTTCGTCGCCGTGACGGGCGGGTCGGCGGGCGGACACCTGAGCGCGCTCTTCGCGCTCACGGCGAACGAGCCCTCGCTGCAGCCGGGCTTCGAGGACGTGGACACGAGCGTGGTCGCGGCCGTCCCGTTCTACGGCATCTACGACTTCGCCGACCGCGACGACGTGCGCGGGCGCAGCTCGATGCGCGGCTTCCTCGAGCGCTACGTGATGCCGGCGCGGCTCGCCGACGATCCGGAGGCCTGGGATCGCGCGTCGCCGGTGCGCTGGGTGCGCGAGGACGCGCCGCCCTTCTTCGTCATCCACGGGAGCTACGACGCGCTCGCCTTCGTCGAGGACGCGCGCCTGTTCGTGACGGCGCTGCGCGAGCGGTCGCGCGAGCCCGTCGTGTATGCCGAGATCCCGTACGCGCAGCACGCCTTCGACGTGTTCCACAGCGAGCGCTCGGCGCAGGCGGTGAACGCCGTGACGCGCTTCCTCGAGTGGGTGCGCGCGCGCGCCGGCCACGCCTGA
- a CDS encoding YkvA family protein, with amino-acid sequence MPLRVTFELSDKDLRHFRSIMRHARHAARKTPEKKIVASARKLAAAVEAAEVPDFVRERLAHLPKLVAMLEDREWSLSGDNRDRIVSALAYFNEPVDLIPDSVPGLGFIDDAIMVELVVTELRPDIEAYDDFCAFRRKLDGRRKSAAARPADAQASLEARRRDLHARMRRRRMRRRSARQRTPSSTRPFSLF; translated from the coding sequence GTGCCGCTCAGGGTCACGTTCGAGCTCAGCGACAAGGACCTTCGCCACTTCCGCTCGATCATGCGGCACGCGCGCCACGCCGCGCGCAAGACCCCCGAGAAGAAGATCGTCGCGAGCGCGCGCAAGCTCGCGGCCGCGGTCGAGGCGGCGGAAGTGCCGGACTTCGTGCGCGAGCGGCTCGCGCACCTGCCGAAGCTCGTCGCGATGCTCGAGGATCGCGAGTGGTCGCTCAGCGGCGACAACCGCGACCGCATCGTCAGCGCCCTCGCCTACTTCAACGAGCCCGTCGACCTGATCCCGGACTCGGTGCCCGGCCTCGGCTTCATCGACGACGCCATCATGGTCGAGCTCGTCGTCACCGAGCTGCGCCCCGACATCGAGGCCTACGACGACTTCTGCGCCTTCCGCAGGAAGCTCGACGGGCGCCGCAAGAGCGCGGCCGCCCGCCCGGCCGACGCCCAGGCGAGCCTCGAAGCGCGGCGCCGCGACCTGCACGCGCGCATGCGCCGGCGGCGCATGCGCCGCCGCTCGGCCCGCCAGCGCACGCCGTCGTCGACCCGGCCCTTCTCGCTCTTCTAG